A stretch of Cicer arietinum cultivar CDC Frontier isolate Library 1 chromosome 5, Cicar.CDCFrontier_v2.0, whole genome shotgun sequence DNA encodes these proteins:
- the LOC101512539 gene encoding uncharacterized protein, with protein sequence MATTTTTTAIFLTFIAATLTTHITTTTHATDTTNTTHSEIESLTKFKENLQDPLNSLTTWNPSSPSAPCDWHGILCYNNRVHQILLPRLQLTGPLSPSLSNLSQLRKLSLHSNNFNSSIPSSLSHCLFLRAVYLHNNTFSGNLPFSLLNLTNLQILNVARNFLSGSLPNNLSNSLRFLDLSFNSFSGDIPGNFSSKSQLQLINLSHNDFTGAIPVKIGALQYLEYLWLDNNRLSGTLPSAIVNCSSMVHLSVEDNFIGGLVPSTIGMMPKLQVLSLSMNQISGFVPTSLLCNEDVNNKNKTNLRIVQLGFNKLTGVSEPRNGKCVNSFLEFLDIKENHIIHNLFPSWLTNVISLKSLDLSGNSFSGSLPQDIGNLLFLEELRVPDNSLSGGVPSSIVKCSLLKVLDLQRNRFSGAIPLFLAELKSLKELSLGGNFFTGLIPKSYGMLSELEILDLSNNKLMGILPLEIMQLGNMSVLNLSNNRFSGQIPFRIRDLKALQVLNLSQCGFSGSVPATIGNLMKLRVLDLSKQKLSGELPIELFGLPSLEVVALEENLLSGYVPEGFSSIVSLWYLNLSSNAFVGNIPTTYGFLSSLVVLSLSRNFISGSIPNEIGGCSQLEVLQLQANRLIGNIVPSVVSRLLSLKELNLGQNGLKGDIPDEISKCSSLNSLYLDGNRLTGHIPQSLSKLSNLKSLNLSSNQLTGEIPVELSSISGLKYLNVSNNNLEGEIPKLLSTRFNDPSVFTMNKRLCGKPLHKECAKLKRRKRKRLIIIIGLATAGLFLLSLCCCGYVYSLLRWRKKLRQGVTNEKKRSPTSAGSNGERNSRGSGENGGPKLIVFNNKITYAETLEATRNFDEENVLSRGKFGLVFKASYQDGMVLSIRRLPNGSSFMEENTFRKEAESLGKVKHRNLTVLRGYYAGPPPDVRLLVYDYMPNGNLGTLLQEASQQDGHVLNWPMRHLIALGIARGLSFLHSVSIVHGDVKPQNVLFDADFEAHLSEFGLDRLTMVSPIELQESSSVSQTTTPVGSLGYVAPEALLTGQVTKEGDVYSFGIVLLEILTGRKAVMFREDEDIVKWVKKQLQRGLISELLEPGLLEIDQESSEWEEFLLGVKVALLCTGHDPLDRPSINDVVFMLEGCRVGTDIPSSADPTTLPSPAS encoded by the coding sequence atggcaacaacaacaacaacaacggcTATATTTCTAACCTTCATTGCAGCAACACTAACAACACACATAACCACCACAACACATGCAACAGACACCACCAACACAACACACTCCGAAATCGAATCTCTAACAAAGTTCaaagaaaaccttcaagaccCACTCAACTCACTAACAACATGGAATCCATCATCACCATCAGCACCATGTGACTGGCACGGCATTCTCTGTTACAATAACAGAGTTCACCAAATTCTCTTACCACGTCTTCAACTCACCGGTCCTCTCTCTCCTTCTCTCTCCAATCTCTCTCAACTTCGCAAACTCAGTCTCCATTCCAACAACTTCAACTCCTCCATCCCTTCCTCTCTCTCTcactgtctcttccttcgcgcCGTTTATCTTCACAACAACACATTCTCCGGTAACCTCCCTTTTTCACTTCTCAACCTAACAAACCTTCAGATTCTCAATGTAGCTCGTAACTTTCTCTCCGGTTCTCTCCCTAACAATCTCTCTAACTCCCTACGCTTCCTTGACTTGTCGTTCAACTCATTCTCCGGCGACATTCCGGGAAACTTTTCCTCCAAATCTCAACTTCAACTTATTAACCTCTCACACAACGATTTCACCGGCGCAATACCGGTCAAAATCGGAGCTTTACAATATTTGGAATATTTATGGTTGGACAATAATCGACTTAGCGGAACTTTACCTTCTGCGATTGTAAACTGTTCCTCTATGGTACACCTTAGTGTAGAGGATAATTTCATTGGTGGGTTGGTACCTTCCACTATAGGGATGATGCCAAAGCTTCAAGTGCTTTCACTTTCAATGAATCAAATTTCTGGTTTTGTACCCACTTCACTGTTATGCAATGAAGATGTCAACAATAAAAACAAGACTAATCTTAGAATTGTTCAACTTGGGTTTAATAAACTCACGGGTGTTTCAGAACCGCGAAATGGGAAATGTGTTAATTCTTTTTTGGAGTTTTTGGACATTAAAGAGAATCACATTATTCATAATTTGTTTCCTTCTTGGTTGACCAATGTGATTTCTTTGAAAAGTCTTGATCTTTCTGGAAACTCTTTTTCAGGTTCACTGCCTCAAGATATTggaaatcttttatttttagaagAATTGAGAGTTCCTGATAATTCATTATCTGGTGGAGTTCCAAGTAGCATTGTGAAATGTAGTTTGTTGAAGGTTCTTGATCTTCAACGGAATCGATTCTCGGGTGCCATTCCTTTGTTTCTTGCTGAGTTGAAAAGTTTGAAGGAGTTATCTCTTGGTGGTAACTTTTTTACTGGTTTGATTCCAAAGAGTTATGGAATGTTGTCTGAGTTAGAGATTTTGGATTTAAGTAATAATAAACTGATGGGGATTTTGCCTTTGGAGATTATGCAGTTGGGTAACATGAGTGTTTTGAATCTAAGCAATAATAGATTCTCGGGTCAAATTCCGTTTCGTATTAGAGACTTGAAAGCTTTGCAGGTTCTTAATTTGAGTCAATGTGGTTTTTCTGGTAGTGTTCCAGCTACAATAGGGAATTTGATGAAACTGAGAGTGTTGGATTTAAGCAAGCAAAAACTTTCAGGTGAGTTACCTATTGAGCTTTTTGGATTACCAAGTTTGGAAGTTGTGGCACTTGAGGAAAATCTTTTGAGTGGTTATGTTCCTGAGGGTTTTAGCAGCATTGTTAGTTTATGGTATCTTAATCTTAGTTCTAATGCTTTTGTTGGTAACATTCCAACAACTTACGGTTTTCTAAGTTCCTTAGTTGTTCTTTCTTTGTCTCGCAATTTCATTTCTGGTTCAATACCTAATGAGATTGGCGGTTGTTCTCAACTTGAAGTGCTTCAGCTTCAAGCGAATCGTTTAATAGGTAACATTGTTCCAAGTGTCGTGTCTCGTCTTTTGAGTTTAAAGGAGCTTAATTTAGGACAAAATGGATTGAAAGGTGATATCCCCGATGAGATTTCAAAGTGTTCTTCTTTGAATTCACTTTATTTGGATGGTAATCGCTTAACTGGTCACATACCACAATCCTTGTCAAAACTATCAAATTTGAAGTCTTTGAATCTCTCTTCAAATCAATTGACAGGAGAAATTCCAGTCGAACTTTCGTCCATTTCGGGTTTGAAGTATTTAAATGTGTCCAACAACAACCTCGAAGGCGAAATTCCAAAATTGCTGAGTACTAGATTCAATGACCCTTCTGTGTTTACAATGAACAAGAGGTTATGTGGGAAACCATTGCATAAAGAATGTGCGAAATTGAAAAGACGAAAGAGAAAAAGACTAATAATCATCATAGGCTTGGCAACTGCAGGACTATTTCTTTTATCATTATGTTGTTGTGGCTATGTTTACAGTCTCTTAAGGTGGCGAAAAAAGCTTCGACAAGGTGTAACAAATGAGAAGAAACGAAGTCCAACAAGTGCAGGCTCAAACGGAGAAAGAAACAGTAGAGGAAGCGGTGAAAATGGTGGACCAAAACTCATAGtattcaacaacaaaatcacTTATGCAGAAACATTAGAAGCGACAAGAAACTTCGATGAAGAAAACGTTTTAAGCCGAGGAAAATTTGGACTTGTTTTTAAAGCTTCATACCAAGATGGAATGGTTTTATCGATTCGTAGACTTCCTAATGGATCATCATTCATGGAAGAAAACACGTTTCGCAAAGAAGCGGAATCATTAGGAAAAGTGAAACATAGAAACTTAACAGTTTTACGAGGCTATTATGCAGGTCCACCACCTGATGTAAGATTATTAGTTTATGATTACATGCCAAATGGAAACTTGGGAACATTGCTACAAGAAGCTTCACAACAAGATGGTCATGTTTTGAATTGGCCAATGCGTCATCTCATTGCATTAGGAATCGCTCGTGGTTTGAGTTTTCTACATTCTGTTTCCATTGTTCATGGTGATGTGAAGCCACAAAATGTTCTTTTTGATGCTGATTTTGAAGCCCATTTATCTGAATTTGGGCTGGACCGATTAACAATGGTAAGCCCAATAGAATTACAGGAGTCGTCGTCTGTATCACAGACAACGACTCCTGTTGGTTCGTTGGGCTACGTGGCACCCGAAGCTTTGTTAACAGGACAAGTAACAAAGGAAGGTGATGTATACAGTTTTGGGATAGTGTTGTTGGAGATTTTAACAGGAAGAAAAGCAGTGATGTTTAGAGAAGATGAAGATATAGTGAAATGGGTGAAGAAACAGTTACAAAGAGGTTTGATTTCGGAGTTGTTGGAACCTGGTTTGCTTGAGATTGATCAAGAATCATCTGAATGGGAAGAGTTTTTGTTAGGTGTTAAAGTTGCACTTCTTTGTACTGGACATGATCCACTTGATAGGCCTTCTATTAATGATGTTGTTTTCATGCTTGAAGGTTGTCGTGTTGGAACTGATATCCCTTCATCTGCTGATCCTACCACATTGCCTTCCCCTGCTTCTTGA